A genomic segment from Etheostoma spectabile isolate EspeVRDwgs_2016 chromosome 11, UIUC_Espe_1.0, whole genome shotgun sequence encodes:
- the ifih1 gene encoding interferon-induced helicase C domain-containing protein 1 isoform X2 — MASDEDDVKERLIEVYRPRLRELIVVDRVLDHLLFIEYDKKEQIRQKARTDGDIAAADRLISAVMKKPHTPGWFTAFVDALEHSGCKYAAEYLQINPPEPEVEAENDHCVKLIQLLSPSLVEMQTDEVCLHCFSKGLLSQEDSDFIKTTTTNKGHQCGARELLRCIVRAPTGWFSTFLDILRETGHQDLYELTGGPSDSDKKGADEKLPSPMDESTGSAAAATESCDSPQFMDISTSEEPEADLYEGVSTGPRQLPHSLDTPQPAAAGGPEKAIVLRDYQKDVARPALEGENIIICLPTGSGKTRVAVYITKKHLDRRRTEGHSGKVVVLVNKVPLVEQHYSAEFLPFLKPSYKVERVSGDCQLKISFTEIVKNNDVIICTAQILENFLERSNKGEDEGVKLSDLTLIVIDECHHTQKGEVYNHIMMRYLMQKHKNNRLKKEQKEPVPLPQILGLTASPGVGAATVMKKAEDHILRICANLDASKIMTRSLGEHKREPRKVVETVEDRKEDPFGDVIKNIMNAIHAHAELNPTSDLGSQNYEQWVVQKERIAATEENQKVRVCAEHLRQYSEGLNLSNTIRMRDAFSFLNKYYDEEIKKKATPDDEQNIQITDTERFLFNLFKDKKKELQELANNPLYENDSLTKLRSKVLREFSSREAARGIIFTKTRRSAIALSQWIQENPKFADVGVKASHMIGGGDQSVVKPMTAAEQRDVLTKFRDGDVNLLIATTVAEEGLDIAACNFVIRYGLVTNEIAMIQAQGRGRAEDSSYTLVEVKNSGVAEKECVNEFRITMMNRAIDKIRALDQADYDKRILDFQIQAIMEEKVRMTKKKKKKMQYEKCEVKFSCRSCSKPVCTGEDIRIIENMHRVNVTPEFSQLFIKRENTTLQERLLDYETNYFIACKDCGQRWGSMMLYRGIECPCLHVKNFVVTFDGKKIGKCTKWSELAINFPPFDYAEHASCLADKSDDEDTY, encoded by the exons TGTTTATCGAATACGACAAaaaggagcagatcagacaaaAAGCGAGGACAGATGGTGACATAGCAGCTGCGGATCGCCTTATTTCCGCAGTCATGAAGAAGCCACACACTCCTGGCTGGTTCACGGCATTTGTTGATGCTTTGGAACATTCAGGTTGTAAATATGCTGCGGAATACTTGCAGATCAATCCCCCCGAACCTGAAGTGGAGGCAGAGAATGATCACTGTGTCAAGCTTATTCAATTGCTCTCTCCCAGTCTTGTGGAAATGCAGACTGACGAGGTGTGCCTCCACTGTTTCTCCAAAGGCCTACTCTCCCAGGAGGACTCGGACTTT AttaaaactacaacaacaaacaaaggaCACCAGTGTGGAGCCCGTGAACTTCTGAGATGTATCGTGAGAGCTCCAACAGGATGGTTTTCTACATTTCTCGATATTTTGCGTGAAACTGGCCACCAAGACCTGTATGAGCTAACAGGAGGGCCATCAGACTCTGACAAAAAAG GCGCAGATGAGAAACTGCCTTCACCAATGGATGAATCTACAGGAAGTGCAGCAGCAGCCACTGAAAGCTGTGATAGCCCACAGTTTATGGACATCAGCACATCCGAGGAGCCTGAAGCAG ACCTATATGAAGGAGTGAGCACTGGTCCCAGACAACTACCACACAGCTTGGACACCCCACAACCAG CAGCTGCCGGAGGCCCAGAAAAAGCTATTGTTCTTCGAGATTATCAGAAGGATGTCGCTAGACCTGCCTTGGAGGGGGAAAACATCATCATATGCCTCCCGACAGGAAGTGGTAAAACCAGAGTTGCAGTGTATATTACCAAAAAACATCTGGACCGCAGGAGGACAGAGGGGCATTCAGGGAAAGTGGTTGTCCTGGTGAACAAG GTTCCTCTTGTTGAGCAGCATTATTCCGCCGAGTTCTTGCCGTTTTTGAAGCCTTCCTATAAAGTGGAGAGAGTCAGCGGAGACTGCCAGCTCAAGATCTCTTTCACAGAGATCGTGAAGAACAACGACGTCATCATCTGCACAGCCCAGATCCTTGAGAATTTCTTGGAGAGGTCTAACAAAGGGGAGGATGAAGGGGTGAAATTAAGCG ATCTGACCCTGATTGTAATAGATGAGTGCCACCACACTCAGAAGGGAGAAGTGTACAACCACATAATGATGCGCTACCTGATGCAGAAGCACAAGAACAACAGGCTGAAGAAGGAGCAGAAAGAGCCTGTGCCCCTCCCTCAGATCCTGGGCCTGACTGCCTCACCGGGGGTTGGGGCAGCCACAGTGATGAAAAAAGCTGAGGACCACATCCTGCGC aTTTGTGCAAACCTGGACGCTTCCAAAATTATGACAAGGAGCCTTGGGGAACACAAAAGAGAACCAAGAAAAGTTGTTGAAACTGTGGAAGACAGAAAAGAG GATCCCTTCGGCGATGTAATCAAGAACATCATGAATGCCATCCATGCCCACGCAGAGCTGAACCCTACCTCTGACCTTGGCTCTCAGAATTATGAACAGTGGGTTGTTCAAAAAGAGCGAATAG CTGCAACAGAGGAAAATCAGAAGGTGCGGGTATGTGCAGAACACCTCAGACAGTACAGCGAGGGCCTGAATCTCAGCAACACCATTCGCATGCGTGATGCCTTCAGTTTCCTGAACAAATACTACGACGAGGAGATTAAGAAAAAAGCCACACCAGATGATGAGCAGAACATACAAATCACAGATACTGAGAGATTCCTCTTCAATTTGTTTAAAG ACAAGAAGAAAGAGCTGCAAGAGCTCGCAAATAATCCACTGTATGAAAATGACAGCTTGACAAAACTAAGAAGTAAAGTTCTGCGTGAGTTCAGCAGCAGGGAGGCGGCCCGGGGGATCATTTTCACCAAAACACGGCGCAGCGCCATCGCTCTGAGTCAGTGGATACAGGAAAACCCCAAGTTTGCAGACGTCGGAGTCAAAGCCTCACATATGATCGGAGGAGGAGACCAGAGTGTTGTTAAGCCAATGACCGCG GCCGAGCAAAGGGACGTGTTGACCAAATTTCGTGATGGTGATGTCAACTTGCTGATTGCTACCACCGTGGCAGAGGAAGGTTTGGACATAGCAGCGTGCAACTTTGTCATTCGATACGGCCTCGTGACCAATGAGATTGCCATGATTCAG GCACAAGGCAGAGGAAGAGCTGAGGACAGCAGTTACACTCTGGTCGAGGTGAAGAACTCTGGGGTAGCTGAGAAGGAATGTGTTAATGAGTTCCGCATTACCATGATGAACCGAGCCATTGACAAAATCAGGGCCTTAGATCAAGCAGATTACGACAAACGG ATCTTAGATTTTCAAATTCAGGCTATAATGGAGGAAAAGGTGAGaatgacaaagaagaagaagaaaaaaatgcagtacGAGAAGTGTGAAGTGAAGTTTAGCTGCCGAAGCTGCAGCAAACCCGTTTGCACCGGCGAGGACATCCGGATCATCGAAAATATGCACAGAGTTAATGTTACACCAGAGTTCAG tcaGCTTTTTATTAAGAGAGAAAACACGACTCTTCAAGAGCGACTTCTAGATTATGAGACTAATTACTTCATAGCGTGCAAAGACTGTGGCCAG AGATGGGGTTCCATGATGCTCTACAGAGGAATCGAGTGCCCTTGCCTCCACGTGAAAAACTTTGTGGTGACGTTCGACGGAAAGAAGATTGGCAAATGCACCAAGTGGAGTGAGCTTGCCATCAACTTTCCCCCCTTCGAC
- the ifih1 gene encoding interferon-induced helicase C domain-containing protein 1 isoform X1 yields the protein MASDEDDVKERLIEVYRPRLRELIVVDRVLDHLLFIEYDKKEQIRQKARTDGDIAAADRLISAVMKKPHTPGWFTAFVDALEHSGCKYAAEYLQINPPEPEVEAENDHCVKLIQLLSPSLVEMQTDEVCLHCFSKGLLSQEDSDFIKTTTTNKGHQCGARELLRCIVRAPTGWFSTFLDILRETGHQDLYELTGGPSDSDKKGADEKLPSPMDESTGSAAAATESCDSPQFMDISTSEEPEADLYEGVSTGPRQLPHSLDTPQPEAAAGGPEKAIVLRDYQKDVARPALEGENIIICLPTGSGKTRVAVYITKKHLDRRRTEGHSGKVVVLVNKVPLVEQHYSAEFLPFLKPSYKVERVSGDCQLKISFTEIVKNNDVIICTAQILENFLERSNKGEDEGVKLSDLTLIVIDECHHTQKGEVYNHIMMRYLMQKHKNNRLKKEQKEPVPLPQILGLTASPGVGAATVMKKAEDHILRICANLDASKIMTRSLGEHKREPRKVVETVEDRKEDPFGDVIKNIMNAIHAHAELNPTSDLGSQNYEQWVVQKERIAATEENQKVRVCAEHLRQYSEGLNLSNTIRMRDAFSFLNKYYDEEIKKKATPDDEQNIQITDTERFLFNLFKDKKKELQELANNPLYENDSLTKLRSKVLREFSSREAARGIIFTKTRRSAIALSQWIQENPKFADVGVKASHMIGGGDQSVVKPMTAAEQRDVLTKFRDGDVNLLIATTVAEEGLDIAACNFVIRYGLVTNEIAMIQAQGRGRAEDSSYTLVEVKNSGVAEKECVNEFRITMMNRAIDKIRALDQADYDKRILDFQIQAIMEEKVRMTKKKKKKMQYEKCEVKFSCRSCSKPVCTGEDIRIIENMHRVNVTPEFSQLFIKRENTTLQERLLDYETNYFIACKDCGQRWGSMMLYRGIECPCLHVKNFVVTFDGKKIGKCTKWSELAINFPPFDYAEHASCLADKSDDEDTY from the exons TGTTTATCGAATACGACAAaaaggagcagatcagacaaaAAGCGAGGACAGATGGTGACATAGCAGCTGCGGATCGCCTTATTTCCGCAGTCATGAAGAAGCCACACACTCCTGGCTGGTTCACGGCATTTGTTGATGCTTTGGAACATTCAGGTTGTAAATATGCTGCGGAATACTTGCAGATCAATCCCCCCGAACCTGAAGTGGAGGCAGAGAATGATCACTGTGTCAAGCTTATTCAATTGCTCTCTCCCAGTCTTGTGGAAATGCAGACTGACGAGGTGTGCCTCCACTGTTTCTCCAAAGGCCTACTCTCCCAGGAGGACTCGGACTTT AttaaaactacaacaacaaacaaaggaCACCAGTGTGGAGCCCGTGAACTTCTGAGATGTATCGTGAGAGCTCCAACAGGATGGTTTTCTACATTTCTCGATATTTTGCGTGAAACTGGCCACCAAGACCTGTATGAGCTAACAGGAGGGCCATCAGACTCTGACAAAAAAG GCGCAGATGAGAAACTGCCTTCACCAATGGATGAATCTACAGGAAGTGCAGCAGCAGCCACTGAAAGCTGTGATAGCCCACAGTTTATGGACATCAGCACATCCGAGGAGCCTGAAGCAG ACCTATATGAAGGAGTGAGCACTGGTCCCAGACAACTACCACACAGCTTGGACACCCCACAACCAG AAGCAGCTGCCGGAGGCCCAGAAAAAGCTATTGTTCTTCGAGATTATCAGAAGGATGTCGCTAGACCTGCCTTGGAGGGGGAAAACATCATCATATGCCTCCCGACAGGAAGTGGTAAAACCAGAGTTGCAGTGTATATTACCAAAAAACATCTGGACCGCAGGAGGACAGAGGGGCATTCAGGGAAAGTGGTTGTCCTGGTGAACAAG GTTCCTCTTGTTGAGCAGCATTATTCCGCCGAGTTCTTGCCGTTTTTGAAGCCTTCCTATAAAGTGGAGAGAGTCAGCGGAGACTGCCAGCTCAAGATCTCTTTCACAGAGATCGTGAAGAACAACGACGTCATCATCTGCACAGCCCAGATCCTTGAGAATTTCTTGGAGAGGTCTAACAAAGGGGAGGATGAAGGGGTGAAATTAAGCG ATCTGACCCTGATTGTAATAGATGAGTGCCACCACACTCAGAAGGGAGAAGTGTACAACCACATAATGATGCGCTACCTGATGCAGAAGCACAAGAACAACAGGCTGAAGAAGGAGCAGAAAGAGCCTGTGCCCCTCCCTCAGATCCTGGGCCTGACTGCCTCACCGGGGGTTGGGGCAGCCACAGTGATGAAAAAAGCTGAGGACCACATCCTGCGC aTTTGTGCAAACCTGGACGCTTCCAAAATTATGACAAGGAGCCTTGGGGAACACAAAAGAGAACCAAGAAAAGTTGTTGAAACTGTGGAAGACAGAAAAGAG GATCCCTTCGGCGATGTAATCAAGAACATCATGAATGCCATCCATGCCCACGCAGAGCTGAACCCTACCTCTGACCTTGGCTCTCAGAATTATGAACAGTGGGTTGTTCAAAAAGAGCGAATAG CTGCAACAGAGGAAAATCAGAAGGTGCGGGTATGTGCAGAACACCTCAGACAGTACAGCGAGGGCCTGAATCTCAGCAACACCATTCGCATGCGTGATGCCTTCAGTTTCCTGAACAAATACTACGACGAGGAGATTAAGAAAAAAGCCACACCAGATGATGAGCAGAACATACAAATCACAGATACTGAGAGATTCCTCTTCAATTTGTTTAAAG ACAAGAAGAAAGAGCTGCAAGAGCTCGCAAATAATCCACTGTATGAAAATGACAGCTTGACAAAACTAAGAAGTAAAGTTCTGCGTGAGTTCAGCAGCAGGGAGGCGGCCCGGGGGATCATTTTCACCAAAACACGGCGCAGCGCCATCGCTCTGAGTCAGTGGATACAGGAAAACCCCAAGTTTGCAGACGTCGGAGTCAAAGCCTCACATATGATCGGAGGAGGAGACCAGAGTGTTGTTAAGCCAATGACCGCG GCCGAGCAAAGGGACGTGTTGACCAAATTTCGTGATGGTGATGTCAACTTGCTGATTGCTACCACCGTGGCAGAGGAAGGTTTGGACATAGCAGCGTGCAACTTTGTCATTCGATACGGCCTCGTGACCAATGAGATTGCCATGATTCAG GCACAAGGCAGAGGAAGAGCTGAGGACAGCAGTTACACTCTGGTCGAGGTGAAGAACTCTGGGGTAGCTGAGAAGGAATGTGTTAATGAGTTCCGCATTACCATGATGAACCGAGCCATTGACAAAATCAGGGCCTTAGATCAAGCAGATTACGACAAACGG ATCTTAGATTTTCAAATTCAGGCTATAATGGAGGAAAAGGTGAGaatgacaaagaagaagaagaaaaaaatgcagtacGAGAAGTGTGAAGTGAAGTTTAGCTGCCGAAGCTGCAGCAAACCCGTTTGCACCGGCGAGGACATCCGGATCATCGAAAATATGCACAGAGTTAATGTTACACCAGAGTTCAG tcaGCTTTTTATTAAGAGAGAAAACACGACTCTTCAAGAGCGACTTCTAGATTATGAGACTAATTACTTCATAGCGTGCAAAGACTGTGGCCAG AGATGGGGTTCCATGATGCTCTACAGAGGAATCGAGTGCCCTTGCCTCCACGTGAAAAACTTTGTGGTGACGTTCGACGGAAAGAAGATTGGCAAATGCACCAAGTGGAGTGAGCTTGCCATCAACTTTCCCCCCTTCGAC